CTCAGCCGGTGTATCCGTGCCCAGCTCCAGTTTCATCGCCACCCGTTGCTGCGTGCGCCGGGATAAATTATCGAGGATACTGTCGACCATCTTTTTATTAGGCACTGTCACAAAGGTTTTTTCCAACGTACGGATACGGGTACTCCGCAATCCTATCTTTTCCACAGTACCCTGCCAGGCGTCTACTTTCACGTTATCGCCCACCCGGAACGGTTTATCAAAGAAGATGATGAAAGAGCCAATCAGGTTCTCAATGCTTTCCTTGGCAGCCAGGGCAAGGGCTGCAGCACCTATCCCCAGACCGGCAATAATCTTTTCTACCAGTCCGTCGCCGAAAAGGATACGGATAAAGGCAATAGCCCCCATGATAAAGATAATTGCCTTGAAAAAATCGCGGAAGAAAATGATAAACTGGTTATCTGTTTTGTCGTCCGTCAGCTCTGCTTTTTTGTGGAGTACCAGTGCAATGAAATCGATCAGCCTCAGGATGATCCAGATAATACTCATGCTCAGCGCCAGGGCGAGCAAGGTATTGGTTACATCCTGTAGTCTGGTTTTGTTGTATACATGTATGTTGAGTATACCGGGAAATGTAAACCGGTCGATGGTAAACATGAATGCAACCAGCAGGAAAAAGTATTCCAGGGGCCGCAGCAGCAGGTTTACAAAGTCTTTTTGGTCTATGCTGGGCGACCAGTGTTTGACCAGCCGGAACAGCACTGCAGCTACCACTTTAGAAATATACCGCTTTACAAAAAATACAATTAATAAGACGCCGATAAGAATGAGGTAGTCTTGTACGGGATTATCAAGAATTACCTGGTTCAGAAATGAATTCATAGTTTACAGCTAAATAATTCTGGTGCATTCATGGTTAATCAATAGAACACCGGGTGTAGCCCCGGGATCGAAACAGCCGTAAGTGTCCTCTATGCCGAGGAACTTAGCGCCGTTAAAAGTAGCCCATTGTAACATTTCATCCAACGGAATTTCCGGAAAATACCTGCGAATAGTTTTTATTTCTTCCCAAATAGACAGGCAATGATTAGAG
The genomic region above belongs to Chitinophaga sp. 180180018-3 and contains:
- a CDS encoding mechanosensitive ion channel domain-containing protein, whose protein sequence is MNSFLNQVILDNPVQDYLILIGVLLIVFFVKRYISKVVAAVLFRLVKHWSPSIDQKDFVNLLLRPLEYFFLLVAFMFTIDRFTFPGILNIHVYNKTRLQDVTNTLLALALSMSIIWIILRLIDFIALVLHKKAELTDDKTDNQFIIFFRDFFKAIIFIMGAIAFIRILFGDGLVEKIIAGLGIGAAALALAAKESIENLIGSFIIFFDKPFRVGDNVKVDAWQGTVEKIGLRSTRIRTLEKTFVTVPNKKMVDSILDNLSRRTQQRVAMKLELGTDTPAESLLSLLKDIRQYLKSNTNILDGFVVNLNDFSKDTYIIQIIFNTYIIDGGQYAALRESVNLEVIKMLEARSIRLPTTSTNVNITDNRATGNL